Proteins from a genomic interval of Aquabacterium sp. J223:
- a CDS encoding lytic murein transglycosylase, translating into MTLPFLPVARPARRLAALAALAALAALAALAALAGCTTAPGAPTAAAPSAAAPPAPSPAPAVAGADAGPSAAFGAWRSAFRARAAASGITEATLRAALDPVQPLPRVVELDRAQPEFTRTVWDYLDSAVSPQRVARGRERLQQVRAEAPALAERHGVPAEVVVAISGLESNYGRNVGDVPTLDALATLAFDGRRRAWAEDQLLAALRIVQAGDIDHDRMVGSWAGAMGQTQFLPTNFLAYAVDADGDGRRDLWGSTADVVASTANFLSRVGWQAGQPWGVEVRLPPGFDLLRADDRLRRSADEWMAEGLRTADGGPLPATLADASVLLPAGARGPAFLVGPNFRAILRYNNAAAYALAIGLLAQRLADGPGVQAAWPRELRPLARSEVIALQTALNDRGFDSGAADGLLGPATRDAVRRFQRSVGLPPDGFADAALLQRLLP; encoded by the coding sequence ATGACCTTGCCCTTCCTGCCTGTCGCCCGCCCGGCCCGGCGTCTGGCCGCCCTCGCCGCCCTCGCCGCCCTCGCCGCTCTGGCCGCTCTGGCCGCTCTGGCCGGCTGCACCACCGCCCCGGGCGCCCCGACCGCCGCCGCACCGTCCGCCGCCGCGCCACCCGCGCCCTCGCCCGCGCCCGCCGTCGCAGGTGCCGACGCCGGCCCGAGCGCCGCCTTCGGCGCCTGGCGCAGCGCCTTCCGCGCCCGGGCCGCGGCCTCGGGCATCACCGAGGCGACGTTGCGCGCCGCGCTCGACCCGGTGCAACCGCTGCCGCGCGTGGTCGAGCTGGACCGCGCGCAGCCCGAGTTCACACGCACGGTCTGGGACTACCTGGACAGCGCGGTCTCGCCCCAGCGGGTGGCGCGCGGCAGGGAACGGCTGCAGCAGGTCCGGGCCGAGGCACCGGCCCTGGCCGAACGCCACGGCGTGCCGGCCGAGGTGGTCGTCGCCATCTCGGGGCTGGAGAGCAACTACGGCCGGAACGTCGGCGACGTCCCGACGCTGGACGCGCTGGCCACGCTGGCCTTCGACGGCCGCCGACGTGCCTGGGCCGAGGACCAGCTGCTGGCCGCGCTGCGCATCGTGCAGGCCGGTGACATCGACCACGACCGCATGGTCGGCTCCTGGGCCGGCGCCATGGGCCAGACCCAGTTCCTGCCCACCAACTTCCTCGCCTACGCGGTGGACGCCGACGGCGACGGCCGGCGCGACCTGTGGGGCAGCACCGCCGATGTCGTCGCGTCCACCGCGAACTTCCTGTCGCGCGTCGGCTGGCAGGCCGGGCAACCCTGGGGCGTCGAGGTGCGCCTGCCGCCCGGCTTCGACCTGCTGCGGGCCGACGACCGGCTGCGCCGGTCGGCCGACGAGTGGATGGCCGAGGGCCTGCGCACCGCGGACGGCGGCCCCCTTCCCGCGACGCTGGCCGACGCCTCGGTGCTGCTGCCGGCCGGCGCGCGCGGCCCGGCCTTCCTGGTCGGGCCCAATTTCCGCGCCATCCTGCGCTACAACAACGCGGCCGCCTATGCGCTGGCCATCGGCCTGCTGGCGCAGCGCCTCGCCGACGGGCCCGGCGTGCAGGCCGCCTGGCCGCGCGAGCTGCGGCCCCTGGCCCGCAGCGAGGTGATCGCGCTGCAGACCGCGCTCAACGACCGCGGCTTCGACAGCGGTGCGGCCGACGGCCTGCTCGGCCCCGCCACCCGTGACGCGGTGCGGCGCTTCCAGCGCAGCGTCGGCCTGCCGCCGGACGGCTTTGCCGATGCGGCCCTGCTGCAGCGGCTGCTGCCCTGA
- a CDS encoding CrpP-related protein: MCDRERAELERQGAKAAARGDAPKTNPMLEPQNTASVTGEPQGQWEARHDAWQEGFDAQSRT, from the coding sequence CTGTGCGACCGCGAGCGCGCCGAACTCGAACGCCAGGGCGCCAAGGCGGCGGCCCGCGGCGACGCCCCCAAGACCAACCCGATGCTGGAGCCGCAGAACACCGCCTCGGTCACCGGCGAGCCGCAGGGCCAGTGGGAGGCGCGCCACGATGCGTGGCAAGAGGGCTTCGATGCTCAATCCCGCACCTGA
- a CDS encoding hydroxymethylglutaryl-CoA lyase, with protein sequence MTNDVWNGGGRRLHLQEVGTRDGLQVEAQFVPTEDKIALVNALADAGLAKIEVTSFVSPKAIPQLRDAEIVLREIHRRPGVVYSALVPNARGAERAVESKADELNLVMSATASHNLTNLRMTQAQSFAALKDTAAVAREAGVPINVSLSCCFGCPMEGDVAEDVVLDWCARYVQEMGSDGISLCDTTGMAYPTQVERLTRAFRRRFPHTQLTLHFHNTRGMGLANVLAGIAAGADRFDASVGGIGGCPYAPGATGNVCTEEIAHALALMGYDTGVDLERLLAAGRRLPGLIGHDIPSQLVKAGRRLDLHPRPADFEAIKARAEARG encoded by the coding sequence ATGACGAACGACGTGTGGAACGGCGGCGGGCGGCGCCTCCACCTGCAGGAGGTCGGCACCCGCGACGGCCTGCAGGTCGAGGCGCAGTTCGTGCCCACCGAGGACAAGATCGCGCTGGTCAACGCGCTGGCCGATGCCGGCCTGGCCAAGATCGAGGTCACCTCCTTCGTCAGCCCCAAGGCCATCCCGCAGCTGCGCGACGCCGAGATCGTGCTGCGCGAGATCCACCGCCGGCCCGGCGTGGTCTACAGCGCGCTGGTGCCCAACGCGCGCGGCGCCGAGCGGGCGGTGGAATCGAAGGCCGACGAGCTGAACCTGGTGATGTCCGCCACCGCCAGCCACAACCTCACCAACCTGCGCATGACGCAGGCGCAGAGCTTCGCCGCGCTGAAGGACACCGCGGCGGTGGCGCGCGAGGCCGGCGTGCCCATCAACGTGTCGCTGTCGTGCTGCTTCGGCTGCCCGATGGAAGGCGACGTCGCCGAGGACGTGGTGCTGGACTGGTGCGCGCGGTACGTGCAGGAGATGGGCAGCGACGGCATCAGCCTGTGCGACACCACCGGCATGGCCTACCCGACGCAGGTGGAGCGGCTGACCCGCGCCTTCCGCCGGCGCTTCCCGCACACCCAACTGACCCTGCACTTCCACAACACCCGCGGCATGGGCCTGGCCAACGTGCTGGCCGGCATCGCCGCCGGTGCCGACCGCTTCGACGCCAGCGTCGGCGGCATCGGCGGCTGCCCCTACGCGCCCGGCGCGACGGGCAATGTCTGCACCGAGGAGATCGCCCACGCGCTGGCGCTGATGGGCTACGACACCGGAGTGGACCTGGAGCGCCTGCTCGCCGCCGGCCGCCGCCTGCCCGGACTCATCGGCCACGACATCCCCAGCCAGCTGGTCAAGGCCGGCCGGCGGCTGGACCTGCACCCGCGGCCGGCCGACTTCGAGGCCATCAAGGCGCGGGCCGAGGCACGCGGTTGA
- a CDS encoding CaiB/BaiF CoA-transferase family protein, giving the protein MQPQALQGLKVVEMGQLIAGPFAGKTLGDFGADVVKIEPPGAGDPLRNWRLIQDGTSVWWQVQSRNKRSVALDLRSREGQDIARKLIAQADVLVENFRPGTLEGWGMGYDELSRHNPGLIMLRISGYGQTGPCRDLPGFGAIGEAMGGLRHLTGEPGRVPVRCGISIGDTLAALHGVIGVLTALYHRKVNGGKGQVIDVALHEAVFNVMESLVPEYSAFGVVREPAGSALPGIAPSNAYRCADGGVVLVAGNGDSIFKRLMTAIGRDDLGQDPALADNTGRVERVDELDAAIEAWTLQHPTDQVLAVLGEAKVPAGRAYTAKDIVEDPHYRARDMILKQTTRDGHVVDVPGIVPKLLGTPGAVRSSAPKLGDDTDAVLGEIGFSQQDIAALRGRKVVA; this is encoded by the coding sequence ATGCAACCGCAAGCCCTGCAGGGCCTGAAGGTCGTCGAGATGGGCCAGCTCATTGCCGGACCGTTCGCCGGCAAGACGCTCGGCGACTTCGGCGCCGACGTGGTCAAGATCGAGCCGCCGGGCGCCGGCGACCCGCTGCGCAACTGGCGGCTGATCCAGGACGGCACCTCCGTCTGGTGGCAGGTGCAGTCGCGCAACAAGCGCTCGGTGGCGCTGGACCTGCGCAGCCGCGAAGGCCAGGACATCGCCAGGAAGCTCATCGCCCAGGCCGACGTGCTGGTCGAGAACTTCCGCCCCGGCACGCTGGAGGGCTGGGGCATGGGCTACGACGAGCTGTCCAGGCACAACCCGGGGCTGATCATGCTGCGCATCAGCGGCTACGGGCAGACCGGCCCCTGCCGCGACCTGCCGGGCTTCGGCGCCATCGGCGAGGCCATGGGCGGCCTGCGCCACCTGACCGGCGAGCCGGGCCGGGTGCCGGTGCGCTGCGGCATCTCCATCGGCGACACGCTGGCCGCGCTGCACGGCGTCATCGGCGTGCTGACGGCGCTCTACCACCGCAAGGTGAACGGCGGCAAGGGCCAGGTCATCGACGTGGCATTGCACGAGGCGGTGTTCAACGTCATGGAGAGCCTGGTCCCCGAGTACAGCGCCTTCGGCGTGGTGCGCGAGCCGGCGGGCTCCGCCCTGCCGGGCATCGCGCCGAGCAATGCCTACCGCTGTGCCGACGGCGGCGTGGTGCTGGTCGCCGGCAACGGCGACAGCATCTTCAAGCGGTTGATGACGGCCATCGGCCGCGACGACTTGGGGCAAGACCCGGCGCTGGCCGACAACACCGGCCGCGTCGAGCGGGTGGACGAGCTGGACGCCGCGATCGAGGCCTGGACGCTGCAGCACCCCACCGACCAGGTGCTGGCCGTGCTGGGCGAGGCCAAGGTGCCGGCCGGCCGGGCCTACACCGCCAAGGACATCGTCGAGGACCCGCACTACCGGGCGCGCGACATGATCCTGAAGCAGACCACGCGCGACGGCCATGTGGTCGACGTGCCGGGCATCGTGCCCAAGCTGCTCGGCACGCCGGGCGCGGTGCGCTCGTCGGCGCCGAAGCTGGGCGACGACACCGACGCCGTGCTGGGCGAGATCGGCTTCTCGCAGCAGGACATCGCCGCCCTGCGCGGCAGGAAGGTGGTGGCATGA
- a CDS encoding LysR substrate-binding domain-containing protein, with the protein MNLHRLDLVSLSLFNLVVRSGSISRGAELAHLAVGAASKRISDLEDAVGAELLERHSRGVTLTLAGEALHRHAQRILADVDLLAADLSDHAAGIVGVVRLVANTSAVTQFLPADLARFVAAHAGLRLELEELNSREAVLAVVDGRADLGIFAERTPAFGLQTLPYRRDRLVLVVPADHALAARADQGPIPFVELTDLDFVSLPAGTSLAQRLDAETTALGRRLRVRIHVRSFDAMCQMVAAGLGVAVLPDAAVQPHLRSMGLARLEIADAWVARELLLGVRDLTALARPVRLLLDHLVAGAAPG; encoded by the coding sequence GTGAACCTGCACCGCCTCGACCTCGTCTCGCTGTCGCTGTTCAACCTCGTCGTGCGCAGCGGCAGCATCAGCCGTGGTGCCGAGCTGGCGCACCTGGCGGTGGGCGCCGCCAGCAAGCGCATCTCGGACCTGGAGGACGCGGTGGGCGCGGAGCTGCTGGAGCGGCATTCGCGCGGGGTGACGCTCACCCTGGCCGGCGAGGCGCTGCACCGGCATGCGCAGCGCATCCTGGCCGACGTCGACCTGCTGGCGGCCGACCTGTCGGACCATGCCGCCGGCATCGTCGGCGTGGTGCGGCTGGTGGCCAACACCTCGGCGGTGACGCAGTTCCTGCCCGCCGACCTGGCGCGCTTCGTCGCCGCGCACGCCGGCCTGCGCCTCGAGCTGGAGGAGCTGAACAGCCGCGAGGCGGTGCTGGCGGTGGTCGACGGCCGGGCCGACCTGGGCATCTTCGCCGAGCGCACGCCGGCCTTCGGCCTGCAGACGCTGCCGTACCGCCGCGACCGGCTGGTGCTGGTGGTGCCGGCCGACCATGCGCTGGCGGCACGCGCCGACCAGGGCCCCATCCCGTTCGTCGAGTTGACCGACCTGGACTTCGTGAGCCTGCCGGCCGGCACCTCGCTGGCGCAGCGGCTCGACGCCGAAACGACCGCGCTGGGCCGCCGCCTGCGGGTGCGCATCCACGTGCGCAGCTTCGACGCCATGTGCCAGATGGTGGCCGCCGGCCTCGGCGTGGCGGTGCTGCCCGACGCCGCGGTGCAGCCGCACCTGCGCTCCATGGGCCTGGCCCGGCTGGAGATCGCCGACGCCTGGGTGGCGCGCGAGCTGCTGCTGGGCGTGCGCGACCTCACCGCCCTGGCTCGGCCGGTGCGGCTGCTGCTGGACCACCTGGTGGCCGGCGCGGCGCCGGGTTAA
- a CDS encoding MBL fold metallo-hydrolase, translating into MAALALAGCATSPPPAEVLDRALKATGADRLDSLRYEAAGTGATFGQAYTAGGAWPRITVHGVTRHIDYRAAAMREEIMLSRAEPQGGGGYPLSGQQRNDQYLSGELAWNLAGTNVTPGGRFVAERIHQLWVTPHGALKAAQRHGATAARGEDGGSAIAFTVPGRLAATVHVGADGLVRRIDSTFPDPVMGDTRAVTRYGDWRDAGGGVRFPMRIEQSVGGHPTLALAVTAVQPNAPVSLPVPDAARDTTERVTADVAAPGVWFLGGGSHNSVLIEQTDHLILVEAPLGDARSQAVIDRAKALVPNKPIRWLVNSHPHFDHAGGLRTAVAEGATIVTHQANVPWLERLFAQPNSVRPDAMARAGKPPRLRGVGDRADIGDAARPVELHRITGGPHHDGMVMVWLPRERLLIEADAFTPPPPNTPPPAVPNANNVNLVENIERLKLPVDRILPLHGRVVPLAALYEATGRTPPR; encoded by the coding sequence GTGGCCGCGCTGGCGCTGGCCGGCTGCGCCACGTCGCCACCGCCGGCCGAGGTGCTGGACCGGGCGCTCAAGGCCACCGGCGCCGACCGGCTGGACAGCCTGCGCTACGAAGCCGCCGGCACCGGCGCCACCTTCGGCCAGGCCTACACCGCCGGCGGCGCCTGGCCGCGCATCACCGTGCATGGCGTCACCCGCCACATCGACTACCGCGCCGCCGCCATGCGCGAGGAGATCATGCTCAGCCGGGCCGAGCCGCAGGGCGGCGGCGGCTACCCGCTGTCGGGCCAGCAGCGCAACGACCAGTACCTGTCGGGCGAGCTGGCCTGGAACCTGGCCGGCACCAACGTCACGCCCGGCGGCCGCTTCGTCGCCGAGCGCATCCACCAGCTCTGGGTGACGCCGCACGGCGCGCTCAAGGCGGCGCAGCGCCACGGCGCCACCGCCGCCCGCGGCGAGGACGGCGGCAGCGCCATCGCCTTCACCGTGCCGGGACGGCTGGCGGCCACGGTGCACGTCGGCGCCGACGGGCTGGTCCGCCGCATCGACTCCACCTTCCCCGACCCGGTGATGGGGGACACCCGCGCCGTCACCCGCTACGGCGACTGGCGCGACGCCGGCGGCGGCGTGCGTTTCCCGATGCGCATCGAGCAGAGCGTGGGCGGGCACCCCACGCTCGCGCTGGCGGTCACCGCCGTGCAGCCGAACGCGCCGGTGTCGCTGCCGGTGCCCGACGCCGCCCGCGACACCACCGAGCGCGTCACCGCCGACGTGGCCGCGCCCGGCGTCTGGTTCCTCGGCGGCGGCTCGCACAACAGCGTGCTGATCGAGCAGACCGACCACCTCATCCTGGTCGAGGCGCCGCTGGGCGACGCGCGCTCGCAGGCGGTGATCGACCGCGCCAAGGCGCTGGTGCCGAACAAGCCCATCCGCTGGCTGGTCAACAGCCACCCGCACTTCGACCATGCCGGCGGGCTGCGCACCGCGGTGGCCGAGGGCGCCACCATCGTCACCCACCAGGCCAACGTGCCGTGGCTGGAGCGGCTGTTCGCGCAGCCCAACAGCGTGCGGCCCGACGCAATGGCGCGCGCCGGCAAGCCGCCGCGCCTGCGTGGCGTCGGCGACCGGGCCGACATCGGCGATGCGGCGCGGCCGGTGGAACTGCACCGCATCACCGGCGGGCCGCACCACGACGGCATGGTGATGGTCTGGCTGCCGCGCGAGCGGCTGCTGATCGAGGCCGACGCCTTCACCCCGCCGCCGCCCAACACGCCGCCGCCGGCCGTGCCCAACGCGAACAACGTCAACCTGGTCGAGAACATCGAGCGGCTGAAGCTGCCGGTGGACCGCATCCTGCCGCTGCACGGCCGGGTGGTGCCGCTGGCCGCGTTGTACGAGGCCACCGGCCGCACGCCGCCGCGCTGA
- the paoC gene encoding aldehyde oxidoreductase molybdenum-binding subunit PaoC has product MKFDTPATTNPIDQLKVVGRPVDRIDGPLKTSGRAPYAYERHDVARKPAYGVVVGAGIAKGRIASMDLREARAMPGVIAIVTARNAGKLDKGQYNTARLLAGPEVQHYHQAVALVVAATFEQARDAAQRVKVAYERQPGRFDLAAEKSAAQPPEPTPFAGPSETKVGDFDAAFAAAPVQLDAAYTTPDQSHAMMEPHATLAAWRGDRLTVWTSNQMIDWSVGDLAKTLGLPKEKVRLVSPFIGGGFGGKLFVRADAVLAALGARAARRPVKVALQRPLIANNTTHRPATLQRIRIGAGRDGRITAIAHESWSGDLPEGQAETAVNQTRLLYAGANRMTSTKLAVLDLPEGNAMRAPGEAPGMMALEVAIDEMAEKLGLDPVEFRILNDTQVDPEKPPRPFSQRRLVECLRLGAERFGWAQRAPKPAQRREGRWWVGQGVAAAFRNNLVTKSAARVRLDPQGGVTVETDMTDIGTGSYTIIAQTAAEVMGLPLERVKVRLGDSAFPASCGSGGQWGGNNSTAGVYAACMKLREAAAQRLGLPADATFADGEVRHGGRSRPLSQAAGLTGLAAEDGIEYGDLDKRYQQATFGSHFVEVGVDAYTGEVRVRRMLAVCAAGRILNPKSARSQVIGAMTMGVGAALMEELAVDKRQGYGFFVNHDLAGYEVPVHADIPHQEVIFLDETDPISSPMKAKGVGELGICGIAAAVANAVHHATGVRVRDYPVTLDKLIDRLPAV; this is encoded by the coding sequence ATGAAGTTCGACACCCCCGCCACCACCAACCCGATCGACCAGCTCAAGGTCGTGGGCCGGCCCGTCGACCGCATCGACGGCCCGCTGAAGACCAGCGGCCGGGCGCCCTACGCCTACGAGCGGCACGACGTGGCGCGCAAGCCGGCCTACGGCGTCGTCGTCGGCGCCGGCATCGCCAAGGGCCGCATCGCCTCGATGGACCTGCGCGAGGCGCGCGCCATGCCGGGCGTGATCGCCATCGTCACCGCGCGCAACGCCGGCAAGCTGGACAAGGGCCAGTACAACACCGCCCGGCTGCTGGCCGGGCCCGAGGTGCAGCACTACCACCAGGCGGTGGCGCTGGTGGTGGCGGCGACCTTCGAGCAGGCGCGCGACGCCGCGCAGCGGGTGAAGGTGGCCTACGAGCGCCAGCCCGGCAGGTTCGACCTCGCCGCCGAGAAGTCCGCCGCCCAGCCGCCCGAGCCCACCCCCTTCGCCGGGCCGTCGGAAACCAAGGTCGGCGACTTCGACGCCGCCTTCGCCGCGGCGCCGGTGCAGCTCGACGCGGCCTACACCACGCCCGACCAGTCGCACGCCATGATGGAGCCGCACGCCACCCTCGCCGCCTGGCGCGGCGACCGGCTGACGGTGTGGACCTCCAACCAGATGATCGACTGGAGCGTCGGCGACCTGGCCAAGACGCTCGGCCTGCCGAAGGAGAAGGTGCGGCTGGTGTCGCCCTTCATCGGCGGCGGTTTCGGCGGCAAGCTCTTCGTGCGCGCCGACGCGGTGCTGGCGGCGCTGGGCGCGCGCGCCGCGCGGCGGCCGGTGAAGGTGGCGCTGCAGCGGCCGCTCATCGCCAACAACACCACCCACCGGCCGGCCACGCTGCAGCGCATCCGCATCGGCGCCGGACGCGACGGCCGCATCACCGCCATCGCGCACGAGAGCTGGTCGGGCGACCTGCCCGAAGGCCAGGCCGAGACCGCGGTCAACCAGACGCGGCTGCTCTATGCCGGCGCGAACCGCATGACGTCCACCAAGCTCGCGGTGCTGGACCTGCCCGAAGGCAACGCCATGCGCGCCCCCGGCGAGGCGCCGGGCATGATGGCGCTGGAGGTCGCCATCGACGAGATGGCCGAGAAGCTGGGCCTGGACCCGGTGGAGTTCCGGATCCTCAACGACACCCAGGTCGACCCCGAGAAGCCGCCGCGGCCGTTCTCGCAGCGCCGCCTGGTCGAGTGCCTGCGGCTGGGCGCCGAGCGTTTCGGCTGGGCGCAGCGCGCGCCTAAGCCGGCGCAGCGGCGCGAGGGCCGCTGGTGGGTGGGGCAGGGCGTGGCGGCGGCGTTCCGCAACAACCTGGTGACCAAGTCGGCGGCGCGGGTGCGGCTGGACCCGCAGGGTGGGGTCACCGTCGAGACCGACATGACCGACATCGGCACCGGCAGCTACACCATCATCGCCCAGACCGCGGCCGAGGTGATGGGCCTGCCGCTGGAGCGGGTGAAGGTGCGGCTGGGCGATTCGGCCTTTCCCGCGTCCTGCGGTTCCGGCGGGCAGTGGGGCGGCAACAACTCGACCGCGGGCGTCTACGCCGCCTGCATGAAGCTGCGCGAGGCGGCGGCGCAGCGGCTCGGCCTGCCGGCCGACGCGACGTTCGCCGACGGCGAGGTCCGCCACGGCGGCCGCAGCCGGCCGCTGTCGCAGGCGGCCGGCCTGACCGGCCTGGCGGCCGAGGACGGCATCGAGTACGGCGACCTCGACAAGCGCTACCAGCAGGCCACCTTCGGCAGCCACTTCGTCGAGGTGGGCGTGGACGCCTACACCGGCGAGGTGCGCGTGCGCCGCATGCTGGCGGTGTGCGCGGCCGGCCGCATCCTCAACCCCAAGTCGGCGCGCAGCCAGGTCATCGGCGCCATGACCATGGGCGTGGGCGCGGCGCTGATGGAGGAGCTGGCGGTGGACAAGCGCCAGGGCTACGGGTTCTTCGTCAACCACGACCTGGCCGGCTACGAGGTGCCGGTGCACGCCGACATCCCGCACCAGGAGGTGATCTTCCTCGACGAGACCGACCCCATCTCGTCGCCGATGAAGGCCAAGGGCGTGGGCGAGCTGGGCATCTGCGGCATCGCCGCCGCGGTGGCCAACGCCGTCCACCACGCCACCGGGGTGCGCGTGCGCGACTACCCGGTGACGCTGGACAAGCTGATCGACCGGCTGCCGGCGGTGTGA
- a CDS encoding FAD binding domain-containing protein yields the protein MKPFTYEKAKLPADAAAAIARTPGAKFIAGGTNLLDLMKLQIEAPPHLVDVNGLGLDRIEPMPDGGLKVGALVRNTDLAADERVRRDYGVLSRALLAGASGQLRNRATTAGNLLQRTRCAYFYDTAQPCNKRQPGSGCSAQGGVSRQLAVIGGSEACIATHPSDMAVALRVLDASVETIRPDGRARVIPIADFHRLPGSTPHVETVLERDELITAVNLPRPVGGRQLYRKVRDRSSYAFALVSVAAIVQPDGSGRVAVGGVAHKPWRVEAAEPLLPQGARPMAAQLMAGARPSHDNAFKLPLVERTLAAVLAEARA from the coding sequence ATGAAGCCCTTCACCTACGAGAAGGCCAAGCTGCCGGCGGACGCCGCCGCGGCGATCGCCCGCACGCCGGGCGCCAAGTTCATCGCCGGCGGCACCAACCTGCTCGACCTGATGAAGCTGCAGATCGAGGCGCCGCCGCACCTGGTCGACGTCAACGGCCTGGGGCTGGACCGCATCGAGCCGATGCCCGACGGCGGCCTGAAGGTGGGCGCGCTGGTGCGCAACACCGACCTCGCGGCCGACGAGCGGGTGCGCCGCGACTACGGCGTGCTGTCGCGCGCCCTGCTGGCCGGTGCGTCGGGCCAGCTGCGCAACCGCGCCACCACCGCCGGCAACCTGCTGCAGCGCACCCGCTGCGCCTACTTCTACGACACCGCGCAGCCCTGCAACAAGCGCCAGCCGGGCAGCGGCTGCAGCGCGCAGGGCGGGGTGTCGCGGCAGCTGGCGGTCATCGGCGGCAGCGAGGCCTGCATCGCCACCCACCCGAGCGACATGGCGGTGGCGCTGCGGGTGCTCGACGCCTCGGTGGAGACCATCCGCCCCGACGGCCGCGCCCGCGTCATCCCGATCGCCGACTTCCACCGCCTGCCCGGCAGCACGCCGCACGTCGAGACGGTGCTGGAGCGCGACGAGCTGATCACCGCGGTCAACCTGCCGCGGCCGGTGGGCGGGCGGCAGCTCTACCGCAAGGTGCGCGACCGCAGCTCCTACGCCTTCGCCCTGGTGTCGGTGGCGGCCATCGTGCAGCCCGACGGCAGCGGGCGGGTGGCGGTGGGCGGCGTCGCCCACAAGCCCTGGCGGGTCGAGGCCGCCGAGCCGCTGCTGCCCCAGGGCGCGCGGCCGATGGCCGCCCAGCTCATGGCCGGCGCCCGGCCCAGCCACGACAACGCCTTCAAGCTGCCGCTGGTCGAACGCACGCTGGCCGCGGTGCTGGCCGAGGCGCGGGCCTGA
- the paoA gene encoding aldehyde dehydrogenase iron-sulfur subunit PaoA: protein MDDFHEAAAMSRRELLIAGAASTAVVGGTAAPAAHAATPELPSATLTLTVNGTPRTLAVDHRTSLLDLLREHLQLTGTKKGCDHGQCGACTVLLDGRRINSCLTLAVMHEGAQVTTIEGLGSPEKLHPLQAAFVRHDGYQCGYCTPGQVCSAVGALDELQRGVPSHVTADLTARPLLSADELRERLSGNLCRCGAYSNIIDAVGEVAGVKP from the coding sequence ATGGACGATTTCCACGAGGCCGCGGCGATGTCGCGCCGCGAGCTGCTGATCGCCGGCGCCGCGTCGACCGCCGTCGTCGGCGGCACCGCCGCGCCGGCGGCGCACGCCGCCACGCCCGAGCTGCCGTCCGCCACCCTCACGCTCACCGTCAACGGCACGCCTCGAACGCTGGCGGTCGACCACCGCACCAGCCTGCTCGACCTGCTGCGCGAGCACCTGCAGCTCACCGGCACGAAGAAGGGCTGCGACCACGGCCAGTGCGGCGCCTGCACGGTGCTGCTCGACGGACGGCGCATCAACAGCTGCCTGACGCTGGCGGTGATGCACGAGGGCGCGCAGGTCACCACCATCGAGGGCCTGGGCTCGCCCGAGAAGCTGCACCCGCTGCAGGCGGCGTTCGTCCGGCACGACGGCTACCAGTGCGGCTACTGCACCCCGGGTCAGGTCTGCTCGGCGGTCGGCGCGCTGGACGAACTGCAGCGCGGCGTGCCCAGCCACGTCACCGCCGACCTGACGGCGCGCCCGCTGCTGTCGGCCGACGAACTGCGCGAGCGGCTCAGCGGCAACCTCTGCCGCTGCGGCGCCTACAGCAACATCATCGACGCGGTGGGCGAGGTGGCAGGGGTGAAGCCATGA